The following coding sequences lie in one Thalassoglobus polymorphus genomic window:
- the gatB gene encoding Asp-tRNA(Asn)/Glu-tRNA(Gln) amidotransferase subunit GatB, with protein MTETLIVGLEVHVQLLTKSKIFCGCANRFNPDAPNTQTCPVCLGHPGSLPVMNEEAFRLSLITATAINCEIAPFTKWDRKQYFYPDLPKGYQISQFDLPFSHDGWLEVTSDDGSRRKIRINRAHLEEDAGKNIHDESGRGNDSQVDLNRTGTPLLEIVSEPDIRSAAEAKSYLEELHLLLTFLGVSDCNMQEGSLRCDANVNLHYGEGDEKVATPIVEVKNLNSFRAVEASIEYEAERQRKIFAETGRKLGDPGVSKETRGWDANRNATFGQRGKEEASDYRYFPDPDLIPVTVSREQVEAIKAALPEPPATRRRRFENELGLSAYDADVIVNQGKDLADYYEEVVAVCRDGKQAANWVTQDILREMKERSFEISEFPIHSELLGTIIQRVVDKKITNKSGREVLGVLLEDADEERELTLSRVDEIIQERGLEIVSDTGALDEAIQAAIAESPKAVEDFKAGKQQAVGALIGKVMRVAKGADAKAVREMIIKKLQGMD; from the coding sequence ATGACTGAAACACTCATCGTTGGGCTGGAAGTCCACGTTCAGCTATTAACAAAATCAAAGATCTTTTGCGGCTGTGCAAACCGCTTCAATCCAGATGCCCCCAATACGCAAACCTGCCCGGTTTGTCTCGGTCATCCAGGATCGTTGCCGGTCATGAATGAAGAAGCCTTTCGGTTGTCGTTGATCACCGCGACCGCGATCAATTGCGAAATTGCTCCATTCACAAAATGGGACCGCAAGCAGTATTTCTATCCCGATCTCCCCAAGGGATATCAAATCAGCCAGTTCGACCTCCCCTTCAGTCACGATGGTTGGCTGGAAGTGACCAGCGACGATGGCTCGCGACGCAAGATCCGCATCAACCGTGCTCACCTCGAAGAAGATGCCGGAAAGAACATTCACGATGAATCGGGACGCGGCAACGATAGCCAGGTCGATTTAAATCGAACAGGAACTCCACTTCTGGAGATTGTCAGCGAGCCAGACATTCGCTCGGCGGCGGAAGCGAAGTCGTATCTGGAAGAACTTCATTTGTTGCTGACTTTCCTGGGCGTTTCTGACTGCAACATGCAGGAAGGTTCGCTGCGCTGCGATGCGAATGTGAACCTGCATTACGGCGAAGGGGACGAGAAAGTCGCCACGCCGATTGTGGAAGTGAAAAACCTCAACAGTTTTCGAGCGGTCGAGGCGTCAATCGAATACGAAGCCGAGCGTCAGCGGAAAATCTTCGCTGAGACCGGTCGCAAACTCGGCGACCCTGGGGTCTCAAAAGAGACACGCGGCTGGGACGCCAATCGAAATGCCACTTTTGGGCAACGCGGAAAAGAAGAAGCTTCTGACTATCGATACTTTCCTGATCCAGATTTGATCCCGGTCACGGTTTCGAGAGAACAAGTCGAAGCGATCAAAGCGGCTTTACCAGAACCGCCTGCCACTCGACGACGTCGCTTCGAGAACGAACTCGGCCTCTCAGCTTACGATGCCGATGTCATCGTCAATCAGGGAAAAGATCTGGCGGACTATTATGAAGAAGTTGTTGCAGTCTGTCGCGACGGAAAGCAAGCTGCCAACTGGGTCACTCAAGATATTCTGCGAGAGATGAAAGAACGTTCGTTTGAAATTAGCGAATTCCCAATTCACTCAGAATTGTTGGGAACCATCATTCAGCGAGTCGTCGATAAGAAAATCACAAACAAAAGCGGCCGCGAAGTGTTAGGAGTTCTTCTCGAAGATGCCGACGAAGAACGCGAATTGACTCTGTCGCGAGTTGATGAAATCATCCAGGAACGCGGATTAGAAATCGTCTCGGATACAGGTGCTCTCGATGAGGCAATTCAGGCCGCGATTGCAGAGAGCCCCAAGGCTGTCGAAGACTTCAAAGCCGGGAAACAACAGGCTGTCGGAGCACTCATTGGAAAAGTCATGCGCGTCGCCAAAGGGGCCGACGCCAAAGCTGTGCGAGAAATGATCATCAAAAAGTTGCAGGGTATGGATTAG